The Roseibium sp. Sym1 nucleotide sequence CGAACGCAAGCAGCTGGAAGAGCAGCTTGCCGAAAACGAACGGCAGTCCCGTCTGAAATCCGAAGAACTGGAAGCCATCCTCGCCAACATGCGGCAGGGCGTCAGCGTGTTCGACAAGGATGGACGCCTGGTCCTTTGGAACAAGCAGTATATCGACATTTTCGGCAAGCCCGAGGGTGAGGTCAAAAAGGGAGCGTCACTGATCGAGTTGATCGAGGCGGAAAAGGCACGTGGCGAATTCGAAGGTGATGTGCACGAACATGTCGCCGACCTCGTCCTTCAGCTTTCCGCTGGCGAGGTCGTCCGCTCCAAGTTCAAGCATCCGAACGGCAAGATCATCAGCGCGGTGCACGCACCCCTGCCTGCCGGCGGCTGGATCGGCACGCATGAAGACGTCACATTGCGGGAACAGGCAGCCGAAAAGATAGAATATGCCGCCCTGCACGACACGCTAACGGGACTTGCCAACCGGACACAGTTCAACGCCAAACTCGACGACGTTCTCGAGAAGGCCGCAAGCAGCAACACCTGCGGCGACCTTATGCTGCTCGACCTCGACAAGTTCAAACCCGTCAATGACACATATGGTCACGATATTGGCGACGAGTTGCTCAAGTTGGTCTCGGAGCGGTTGCGCGAATGCGTGCGGTCGTCCGATCTGGTCGCACGTCTCGGCGGTGACGAATTCGGGATTATCCTCGGCGCCACAGGATCGACGAATGCGGGCACCGCCGAAGTTGCGGAACGTATCGTCCGGAAGCTGAAAACCCCCTTCCCGATCCAGGACCACCTGATCACGATTGGTGTCAGCGTCGGCATTTCACCGATCACCGGGGATGTGATCGATCCCGGCTCGATCATCAAGCGTGCCGACCTCGCCCTCTATGCTGTCAAGCACAGCGGCCGAAACGGCTACAAGTTCTACGAGGAAGAGACCTTACCGAAGAAGGCGCAGGCCTAGAGCATGTCGCGTTTATTTGAGTTCATTTGACCGAGACAATTTTGGTCACCGGCGAGGCGGTTTGCGCACCGTGGTGTCGCCCACCACAAGGGCAAGCCAACGACGCAGGTGGCCAAAATTGTCCGGCCCATTCTAGGGCCAACACCAAGAGTTTCGCACCTATCCGGGTGGCGTGAAACGGCCCATCGTCAGCGTTGCGCCGCTTGCCCGATGCATTGCATCGCGCTGCGCGACGCGCCTTGCCGAGTGAACCGTTTTGCGCCATCAAATGAACCCAAATAGTCGCGACATGCTCTAGGCTGCTATTCCGCCGCGGGCAAAAGAAAACGCGGCCCGTTTCCGGACCGCGTTTCAAAATTCGATAAGTCCAGTGCGACCCGGTCAGACCTTGCCGAGAGCCTCTACGACATCCTTCAGCTGAGACAGGGTCATTTCCGCCTTTTGCTTGGTTTCGTCGTCCTTGGCGTCGGCCACGTCTTCCTCGGCATCCTGGATCGCCTGTTGCAGCTGTTCCTGGCTGATCTCGCCAACCGGAACAGCCTGTTCGGCCAGAACCGTCAGACCACCCGATGCGATGTCTGCAAATCCGCCGCGGACGAAATATTCGTCCCAGCTGGAAGCATCCCGGCGCACCTTCAGGATTCCCGGAAGGATCGTGGAGATGAACGGGGCATGGTCTTTCAGAACGCCAAACTCGCCTTCGGCGCCGGGTACAACGACCTCGGAAACCTGTTCGGAGAGCAGCTGGCGCTCCGGCGAGACCAACTCAAACTGGAAAAGTTCAGCCATTTGGCGTCTTCCTTGTCAGTCAAAACTCTGATGGCAGGGCCATCAAACTTGCAGAACACCGGGCGCCTCAAGAAGGCGCCCGGCCTGTTCCGGCAGATCAGGCGGCTTCGGCAGCCAGCTTCTGAGCCTTCTCGATGGCTTCGTCAATGGAGCCGACCATGTAGAAAGCAGCTTCCGGCAGGTGATCGTACTCGCCGTCCACCAGGCCCTTGAAGCCCTTGATGGTGTCTTCGAGAGCGACCAGCTTGCCCGGGGAACCGGTGAAGACCTCGGCCACGAAGAACGGCTGCGACAGGAAGCGCTCGATCTTGCGGGCACGTGCCACGGTCAGCTTGTCTTCTTCGGACAGTTCGTCCATGCCCAGGATGGCGATGATGTCCTGCAGGGCCTTGTAGCGCTGCAGGGTCACCTGAACCGCACGGGCCGTCTCGTAGTGCTCTTCACCGATGATGCGGGCGTCCAGCATGCGCGAGGTGGAGTCCAGCGGATCCACGGCCGGGTAGATGCCCTTCTCGGCGATCGCACGGTTCAGAACCGTGGTCGCGTCCAGGTGGGCAAAGGTCGATGCCGGCGCCGGGTCGGTCAAGTCATCGGCCGGGACGTACACGGCCTGCACGGACGTGATCGAGCCCTTGTTGGTGGTGGTGATGCGCTCCTGCATGCCGCCCATGTCGGTGGCCAGCGTCGGCTGGTAGCCCACAGCGGACGGGATACGGCCGAGAAGTGCGGACACCTCGGAACCGGCCTGGGTGAAGCGGAAGATGTTGTCGACGAAGAACAGAACGTCCTGGCCCTGGTCACGGAAATGTTCCGCAACGGTCAGACCGGTCAGGGCAACACGTGCGCGGGCTCCGGGAGGCTCGTTCATCTGGCCGTAAACCAGGGCTGCCTTGGAGCCTTCGCCGCCGCCTTCCTTGTTCACGCCGGATTCGATCATTTCCCAGTAAAGGTCGTTGCCCTCACGGGTACGCTCGCCGACACCGGCAAACACGGAGTAACCGCCGTGCGCCTTGGCGACGTTGTTGATCAGTTCCATGATGAGAACGGTCTTGCCCACGCCGGCGCCGCCGAACAGGCCGATCTTGCCGCCCTTCGCGTACGGTGCCAGCAGGTCGACGACCTTGATGCCCGTCACGAGGATCTCGGCTTCCGTGGACTGCTCGATGAATTCCGGAGCGTCCTGGTGAATCGCACGCTTGCTTTCGTGCGGAATGTCACCGGCTTCGTCAACCGGCTCGCCGATCACGTTCATGATGCGGCCGAGCGTACCGTCGCCGACCGGCACCACGATCGGAGCGTCGGTGTCGACGACTTCCTGACCGCGAACCAGACCCTCGGTGGAGTCCATGGCGATGGTGCGCACGGTGTTTTCGCCAAGGTGCTGTGCAACCTCGAGCACCAGGCGCGTGCCCTGGTTGTCCACTTCAAGAGCGTTCAGGATCAACGGCAGGTGGTCATCGAACTTGACGTCGACAACGGCGCCGATGACCTGGGTGATCCGTCCGACCTTTTTGTCAGCCATATCCCTAATCCTCGTCTCGATCCCGTTAGATCAACCTGCTTTCGTCCTGAGGAAAGCAGAAAAGTTGATCGACATTAATACTGGTCATGTGACTTGCGCCCTGACGGGCGCAAATCACCCTAGAGCGC carries:
- a CDS encoding F0F1 ATP synthase subunit epsilon; the protein is MAELFQFELVSPERQLLSEQVSEVVVPGAEGEFGVLKDHAPFISTILPGILKVRRDASSWDEYFVRGGFADIASGGLTVLAEQAVPVGEISQEQLQQAIQDAEEDVADAKDDETKQKAEMTLSQLKDVVEALGKV
- the atpD gene encoding F0F1 ATP synthase subunit beta — its product is MADKKVGRITQVIGAVVDVKFDDHLPLILNALEVDNQGTRLVLEVAQHLGENTVRTIAMDSTEGLVRGQEVVDTDAPIVVPVGDGTLGRIMNVIGEPVDEAGDIPHESKRAIHQDAPEFIEQSTEAEILVTGIKVVDLLAPYAKGGKIGLFGGAGVGKTVLIMELINNVAKAHGGYSVFAGVGERTREGNDLYWEMIESGVNKEGGGEGSKAALVYGQMNEPPGARARVALTGLTVAEHFRDQGQDVLFFVDNIFRFTQAGSEVSALLGRIPSAVGYQPTLATDMGGMQERITTTNKGSITSVQAVYVPADDLTDPAPASTFAHLDATTVLNRAIAEKGIYPAVDPLDSTSRMLDARIIGEEHYETARAVQVTLQRYKALQDIIAILGMDELSEEDKLTVARARKIERFLSQPFFVAEVFTGSPGKLVALEDTIKGFKGLVDGEYDHLPEAAFYMVGSIDEAIEKAQKLAAEAA